GAGCTGAAAAAAGGAGGATTttggtaaataaaaaaagtgcACATTTCAAGTATGACATTGCATGCATTACTGGTACTCTTATCAAAGAATATAGATACGTGCTATTCAATCATTAGTAGGTCTGCAGGCATTATTAGTAAATTACATTTTACCAAGGCAACTCATGCTGTTTGTGCATTGTCTTAGGATTAACGTATCATTACTCTGaatgggtggggagggggggagtcacTACAAAATCATGAGTGTGCTTGAATCACATAAAACCTGCAGCGACTAACCTTACTTCCAGAGTCCTTGGCTCCACATTCACCCTTATCGTACCACCATTTGTTTTTCAGCTTGTCTAAGACGCCTTGCTCACTGAGTTTCAATACCGCAAGGTTTACTGGCGTTCTTCACGTGgaaaataacataaataacattatcaatgttattttatgttattgttatgtTACATGTATCAACTTTTTCTGTCTGTCTTGGATTCTCTTTTCTGAcactttctgtctgttgcagtggCGATGTACCTTGATGCGCCATTTGGCCTAAGCAAACGCGAGTTTTGCAGAGCCAAATGTGCATTAACGTATCGCCGGAAGGAAGCAGCAAGGGCGGCGGGCACGCTGCCCTGGTTCAACTTTGCAGCTGGCTAATGAGATTGCAAGGGGgggagaatggcaaatgtgtgCGGCATTTACAGTTTGTGGGGTCTTGAGGTTGGGGTAGGAGAAAACCCCGCGCTGGCTTGCTGCTTACTTTTGAGAGTTGCAATGAGTTACCCATCACTTTGCTCACTGGGGCTGACCTTGGAATCACCTCCCCCGCTGCCGCACTCTCCTTTGTCGTACCAccatttgtttttcaatttgtcCAACAGGCCTTGCTCATTCAGTTTTAGTACTGCGAGGTTAACCGCATTTCTTGAAACGATAAAACATACTTGTAAGACAGGGGGAGCCACTTGAGCACTTGACTTGTCTAGCACTCGACTTGTCTAGCGCTCCCTGGGAGAGGGAGGTTAAAGGGGAAACAAAGTGTTCTTGAGGGCAATCGATGGAGTGATAGTAATTGGGTGGCAGAGCTTAACTGTAAAAACGGGAGGACAGCGCCAAGTCTAGGGTGACCATTCGTCTGTGTGTACTCGATGGAAAGATTGCGTACGGATGTGCGGAATTAATGGTacgtgacaaaaagaaaaaaaaaatgtcaaagtgtGTCCAATAGGCTTAAGGTTTAAGTCCCCTTTTACATTTGCGGTGTGTGTACACTCACAATTGACCAATTTTGCAGGCATTTCAAAGCCTTGTGGTGGAAATATGGATGCGAGCGGCTTTGTAAAAATTATTAAGAGTGATGACATTAGAAATACAAGTGAATtgcactgtggaaaaaaaatactaaaatgtagaaaaacattttaaaatattaaaaactgCAAGTAATTTTGCAATGTATTTAATTAAAATCTGCACTGATCGTagaaaagtttttaaaaaatgtttggagAGTGTAGAAGTGTATTTTTAAATTAGTACTGTGAGCAATTTGGgggaaaatgtttaaaaaattacTTTTTTATCACCTGCATGAATTGAGAAATGTTAAAATATTTTACATGTAAAATAAATGTTGTTAGTACTGGCAGAattttataaaaatatttagaaaaataaaatctgtaTGTTTTACAAAAGGTCAGAAAATATTTTAGAAAAAAAGCTTAATTTatcaaattaaattttatatgatgttagaaaaaccttttggattttttttttctttagaatAATTTGTTTTGGGCTAAATCTGTATgaattgtaaaatgttcaaaaatgtttttgaaattaACTTGTAAATGATTAAATTAAATTCTGAAAGGCATGCTGGATTTTTGAACAAATGGATTTTagaaatcaaataattattttgtaaTGCATCTAATTCAATTATTTTGACAGGGcttaattaataaatattttagatgtatttttttatttatcaaatttAAATGTGCAGAAGCAATAGTGATTTTAGAAAGCTTCGGAAAACGTATCCtgacaacaaaaataatacatttggaACATTACTGTGTCCAcatagcatttaaaaaaataaataaaacaatatatagATGTTGttctattatttttttagaatgaTTATTTCCAAGGACAAAGAAacaatattttctattttatgaTCAAACACTAATTATGTTATCTCGTGTTTTTATCAAATTtattatttcactttttttccccctatttTAATGtgtggctataaaaaaaaaaaaaggcgcaaGTAAATGATGGTCACCCTAGCTAGCTGAGGCTATATATGGGCTTCTAGTGGCTATTGCAACGTACTCACATCCATTACATACATAAAACAGTGTCTGGCAAGTGACTCCACTAAAAAGAGAGACAGCAGTAATGGGGAAAATGGTTAGACCTCGTCATAAAATATCAAAAACATGCAACATTTGGTCAAGAAAAACATCCTAGAGCTACATCTGTGCTGCTGATCCAATTGAGGGGCACAGAGAGTCATGAAATGGCTACCATAAACAACATCACATATAATCATGATAATCATTTATATAAACATGGAAACCCAGACAGTGCCGGCGTGAAAGTGCAGTAAAAAGGCTTTTTGGGGAGACACTTATCCAATTGTTTCCATAAAGGAAAAGCCCATTCAAATGTTTAAATAAAAGGGAGAACACTGCAAGGGTTTCATCATTCTAAAACACATTTCATCATGACACATTTCAAACGTTATGATCATCATTAGAATAAATAACTATTCATTCAAGTGTTTGGTGAGAGAAAGAGCACAAGCAGAAGGCATAGTAGGAACATTGAAAAGGACAAAAGCTTTGACAGACACACAAAATTTTAGCGCCTCTGTGAATTAAGATTAGCGAGATTAACGTATGGAAATGAGTTTCATCCAGGTGAATTACTGCCTGGAGAAAAATTGTTCAAATTGGCTACAGGATCAAAGTATTTGACATATTTTGGGGAATTTGTTACATTAAAAATAATACTAATTTTTAATCTGCATAAAATGGCAAACgtttattttttaactttttgaaTATGACTATAGAAAGTGTGTCCTAATATTTAATTATAATAGAATTTGAATTATAATAGGTGAATGTTTAAATGATAAAATACTGTAATAATATCAAAATATAATGTGGTTTGGAAAACATATTTGTTAAAGTTTATGATTTTTGAAATGTATATATAGCTAAAAAATTACAGAAATATTATGTACAATGTATCACATTACCGCaaatatttaataaatattGTCACTTATATTATTCAGTATATACCTAAAAAGTTGAAACAGTATTATATAATCTTTTATATTTTTAGGCCTGTACATGAAGAtagaaaaatatgaaatatgaatTATACTAAGCATCATAATTTTAGCATTTTATTGCATTTCATTACGTTTATATtgctaaatttaggaatttattTTGGAAAATGTAACATTATGAAAACTCTAATTAAGcttaattcattcatttatacatatatatagaaATATGAGATATAGAATATGAGATATAGAATATACAAATGTGACTCTTGGACATGTATTCTATTATTTATGCTATTTTAAAAATGTGGGCAATTTGTCAACTTTCTCGTCAGTATAAGtctaggtcttttttttttattacttttcgAAGAATCATATCAAAAGTACCCCATTATTCATGAAAACACTATATTTTTTGCAATTTATCGACTTACAATAAATTGCAACGGGGATTTGAGGGAGGGTAGTTGGCATTACCTTATGTCCTAATACAAACCAGAGACACATAAGCAAAGCTACATCAGGGTAGGTGGGATACTATAACAACATTGGACACATTGTTATACTATTCCACCCACCTTAATGAGGATCCTTTGGGCGTGGCGATCCCGTAGCCTTTGGAGTCCAGGTTGCCTCCCACCTTCATGGTGTCACACGGCTTGCGCTGCTCAATGTACTCATTCATGGTGGACTCCAGCAAATAGGCGTACTTGCCCTTGGACTTGCGGACTCTCAGAACCCCCTCGGctgtttttttcacaaacaccGAGGGCTCCGCACTCCGCATGTATGTCCACATTTTGTCAAAGAGGGCAATTTTTGAACGCTGCGGGGGGAACAGAAAACATACATGAATattatagtgttttttttttttttttcttacactcatgacaaaaaatattttttgaaagcTGCATGGAAACACTGCATTAGAAGACGTTTGACAGGAAGATGGACACATACGCGCATCTAAAATGGTTTAAATATGCTCAAGAATAAAATTTTGCGCCTTACCCTAAAGAACTCTTTAGTGGAGCCTGAGTCTAGCGTGCCATACGCAATCTCGGTCTGCTTGGCCAGATCCTCGGCGCTCTCAATGGGTGACACCATCCGCTCCACAGTGAGGAAAGCAGCCAGATTGGCCGTGTAGGAGGAGATGATGATGAGCGTGAAGAACCACCACACGCCGCCGACGATGCGGCCGGATAGAGACCTGTCACCCAAAAACAATCACTTGCTATTTATTAGGACAAAAAAACGCCACATTTGAGGAAGCCTAAACTTAGCTCCTTCACTAAACAAAACTCAGTGGAGTTAACAATACTTCTTTGACCGACCTACCTTGGCGAAATATCACAGCCTTGTCGCATGAAGGCCCCCAGGGAGAACCACAGGCTGTTAAATATGCCAAATTCATTGGTGGACTCATTGGTCTGGATCTGGCCGTCCTCGTACTCCTCAGTGTGCCACTCGTACGGGCTGAAGCGGCTGACCAAGAAGAGCACCACGCTGACGCCGATGTAGGCGAACACGATGCACATCCAGATCTCATAGGCCAGCGGGTCCAGGAAGGAGAAGACGCCAGGCTTGGACTTCTGGGGCTTTTTGATCATGATGGAGATCCCCAGAGACATAAAAGGTTTGGAGAAGTCAATCACCTCTTCTCGGACCAGGGTGATGGTCAGTGGAGCCACGGCGATGTCGGCTTTCTGGAAAACAAACATGGCGATTATCATGGATTCATCCTACCTTTCGCTAAGTCTAGGCAAAGAAGACGCAACTCACCCCGTACACTAACTCGCCGACCATCCCGTTCCAGATTTTGGTCTCGGCATCCCTGGCCCCGTATCTCCCGTCGCCGACAATTTTCAGCTGATATTTAAAGCCGCAATGTTTGGCGATCTCAGCGGCCAGATCCACACAGTAGCCTTCGTAGCGGTCGTTGTCCTCAAAGAGGTCAGCGTTCTTTTTCAACATGACGTAAGGAGCTTCCTGAAGAACGGCCAGCACAACATAACATCATTTAGCTGAACTTAGCTCGCCACCCCTACATACAGTCTTATTCCCTCAGTTGAGATCTGACTTCCTTGACACCAATGACTATTACTATTAACCAACTATGTAAATTCTTTAATAGCGAACTGCAAACTGTACTTGTGTGACAGGGAGTAATATAAAATGTAACATTACAGGCAGTAAAGGTTTTATAACGGAGATTGTGGACTCTGCAGGAAATGAATCCAAAAGTCCAGCAAATTTAAGGCACAACTGGTTGGTGTTGCAAATCAAGATGAATGATAACACAGCAGCATTTACACTGTGTCTTTGCGTCTTAATGTTATCCGGTGTCTGGGGAACCAAAGGACAAACACCCGCAAACCAATTAAAGCAGCCAGAGCGGCCATAAATCAAAGCGTTTACCTCGATAACTTACCAAGATGGTGGTGACAATGACCGTTTTATTTTCCATCCCCGTCGAGTCGTTGGCAGAGATGTCGGATTTGGTGACGGCCATTTTGTCAACCTCGTTCCAGTAGCCAATCTGTCGgccatgaataaataatgagcGCCCGTCGGACTAAGATACACGTCGTTAATCTTGAGAGGTTTGTCCCCACTGCGAGGCAGACTTTACCTTTACAGGGCCGTTGTTCTTTAGTTCCATGATGTTGACGGAGTAGTTGACACGTTTGCCGTGTTGGTCAAACTGGATGTTGCCCGTCAGGCCCTCCACACGTACCTGTGGCAACGATGCGCCTTTTAAATTTGAGGATACTGCAGATAATGACTCAATCGAATATGTGCCTTAATATGTTCCCAAAAGACAGAAAATCTGTAATTTTTGGGCTTTTGATGTTAATGAAGCCCCAGCGATAATCTGAAATGACTCCATAAAGAAGCTTTTGTGAAACAACAAGCACCCCCTTTCAAAATCCCCACTAGGTTGGTGTACCTCTGCCTTGCATAAATCAGCAAAATAAAGTCATTTATAGCCAAAAAAAAGCCTTTATATTCAGTTATTTAGTTATCACTACTGTGGTTTTGTATAGCGACTTAAATATTTTAGTAACGATTTGAACAGTCTGATttataacaataaataaatactaatttaaaaatatatctcaGCTTAAATCTTTTCTTTTTAGTAAAGTACAAGGACATTTGTTTGTCTTCTTTTTAGTAACAGTGGAACTGAGGATTCTATACGAGgttgaatattttctttttactgaagtacgacaatattttttttctttttagggaAATGAAGCAAGTAGACATGTCCAAGCATATAAATGTGAACAATTAGGGGAAAAGCcgaaaggaaaagaagaagaacaagaatTACTTGtgcttcaaaataaataaataatgaatgtttaatatctgccatgttgtttcatTATTTGGAATATTGCATCATTATTTGTTCATCTTTCTAGTAAACCAATAATACAGACAAGAGCTTGTAACACAGTTTGAATTATCATGCAATACACATTTATTATTACTTCATAAGAGCTAcaatcttttgtttgtttgtttgtttgtttgtttgtttgtttgtttgtttgtttgtttgtttgtttgtttgtttgtttgttttaggggtGAAAAATACATTACATTTTTGGATCTCCCAAGGGTACGGTTAAAACAATTTGGAAATTCCCGGTCTAAAGGATTTCACGTGCCAATATACAAAGTGAACAGCATGTGGGTGTTGAGACAacaccaacaacaaaaacatcctCTGTCTTGCCTTTGACTGGCAGCCAACTTAGATGGCAGAGAGCTGAGAATAAATTGGAGTCTATTTGAAGGAAGCTCATTCCATTCCACCTCTCCAAAATGAATTCTTTGGCTTTGGCGACTCAGTAGTACAACTGTCATCTACATCGCTGGCCAATTCCTGAATTGACACACTT
The sequence above is drawn from the Syngnathus scovelli strain Florida chromosome 1, RoL_Ssco_1.2, whole genome shotgun sequence genome and encodes:
- the gria2b gene encoding glutamate receptor 2b isoform X3; this encodes MRTAAAMQQIVHFSVSFLIVLWGCAHGGSPSVQIGGLFPRGADQEYSAFRIGMVQFGTAEFRLTPHIDNLEVANSFAVTNCFCSQFSRGVYAIFGFYDKKSVNTITSFCGTLHVSFITPSFPLDGNQQFIIQMRPDIKGPLLSLIEYYKWDKFAYLYDSDRGLTTLQVVLDTAAERKWQVTAINVGNLKDERKDEAYRSLFQDLENKKERRVILDCEQDKVKDIMDQVITIGRHVKGYHYIIANLGFVDGDLSKIQYGGANVSGFQIVDFDDALVSKFDQRWEALEEKEYPGADSKIRYTSALTYDAVQVMTEAFRYLHKQRIDFTRRANTGDCLANPAVPWAQGVEIERALKQVRVEGLTGNIQFDQHGKRVNYSVNIMELKNNGPVKIGYWNEVDKMAVTKSDISANDSTGMENKTVIVTTILEAPYVMLKKNADLFEDNDRYEGYCVDLAAEIAKHCGFKYQLKIVGDGRYGARDAETKIWNGMVGELVYGKADIAVAPLTITLVREEVIDFSKPFMSLGISIMIKKPQKSKPGVFSFLDPLAYEIWMCIVFAYIGVSVVLFLVSRFSPYEWHTEEYEDGQIQTNESTNEFGIFNSLWFSLGAFMRQGCDISPRSLSGRIVGGVWWFFTLIIISSYTANLAAFLTVERMVSPIESAEDLAKQTEIAYGTLDSGSTKEFFRRSKIALFDKMWTYMRSAEPSVFVKKTAEGVLRVRKSKGKYAYLLESTMNEYIEQRKPCDTMKVGGNLDSKGYGIATPKGSSLRNAVNLAVLKLNEQGLLDKLKNKWWYDKGECGSGGGDSKEKTSALSLSNVAGVFYILVGGLGLAMLVALIEFCYKSRAEAKRMKVAKNAQNINPTSSQNSQNFATYKEGYNVYGIESVKI
- the gria2b gene encoding glutamate receptor 2b isoform X4, translated to MRTAAAMQQIVHFSVSFLIVLWGCAHGGSPSVQIGGLFPRGADQEYSAFRIGMVQFGTAEFRLTPHIDNLEVANSFAVTNCFCSQFSRGVYAIFGFYDKKSVNTITSFCGTLHVSFITPSFPLDGNQQFIIQMRPDIKGPLLSLIEYYKWDKFAYLYDSDRGLTTLQVVLDTAAERKWQVTAINVGNLKDERKDEAYRSLFQDLENKKERRVILDCEQDKVKDIMDQVITIGRHVKGYHYIIANLGFVDGDLSKIQYGGANVSGFQIVDFDDALVSKFDQRWEALEEKEYPGADSKIRYTSALTYDAVQVMTEAFRYLHKQRIDFTRRANTGDCLANPAVPWAQGVEIERALKQVRVEGLTGNIQFDQHGKRVNYSVNIMELKNNGPVKIGYWNEVDKMAVTKSDISANDSTGMENKTVIVTTILEAPYVMLKKNADLFEDNDRYEGYCVDLAAEIAKHCGFKYQLKIVGDGRYGARDAETKIWNGMVGELVYGKADIAVAPLTITLVREEVIDFSKPFMSLGISIMIKKPQKSKPGVFSFLDPLAYEIWMCIVFAYIGVSVVLFLVSRFSPYEWHTEEYEDGQIQTNESTNEFGIFNSLWFSLGAFMRQGCDISPRSLSGRIVGGVWWFFTLIIISSYTANLAAFLTVERMVSPIESAEDLAKQTEIAYGTLDSGSTKEFFRRSKIALFDKMWTYMRSAEPSVFVKKTAEGVLRVRKSKGKYAYLLESTMNEYIEQRKPCDTMKVGGNLDSKGYGIATPKGSSLRTPVNLAVLKLSEQGVLDKLKNKWWYDKGECGAKDSGSKEKTSALSLSNVAGVFYILVGGLGLAMLVALIEFCYKSRAEAKRMKVAKNAQNINPTSSQNSQNFATYKEGYNVYGIESVKI